The following is a genomic window from Bacteroidia bacterium.
GGGAAAGTGCACATCGATGCGCACGTGCCGCATATTACTGTGTGTGGATGCGGCGTCTATGGCCTCGGATACCACACCGGACACGTTGACCGCTTTTCGGATGAAACGCCCTGCCGGCTTACCGAGGGACAGAAGGTTCTCGACTATCAGTCCGGCCTTTCGCAGACCGGTGGTAATCGTATGCAGACATTTCTCGCGCACATCAGGCGTAAGACGATCATCGGAAAGCAGTTGCGCGGCGCTCAGTGCGTAGCTCAACGGATTGCGCAGCTCGTGCGCGATGCCGTCGGCAAGTATACCGATTTTCGCCAGTTTGCGTGATTGCTGCAACTCACCCTCGAGATTGATTCTGTCGGCGATGTCGTATTCCATAGCAACGAAGCCGCTCCCGCTGTCGGTATCCACGCGGGACCAATGGCCGTGCACATGGACGACTGTTCCGTCGCCCCTGACACGCTCGCTCTCGCCTTCCCAACGCCCGGAAGCGTGCAGCACCCGCAGGATTTCATTCCTGAAGGAGTAGTTGAAGGCCGGACACTCCGTGACCGGGACACCGACGCACTCGGCTTCGGTCCGGCCATAGAGTTGCAGTGCCGCACTGTTCAGCCAGCGTATGCCGCCGGCTGCGTCGAGCAACACCACCGCATGATGCAGCGCGTCGAGAATCGCGCGTGTTTGCAGGCCGGTGGACGGATCATAGGAGTCGGGGAGGTTCAGATTCATCGGGATGCGGTGCTTTACTGCGGTTTTTCGAGGTTGTATTCCTGAATTTTCTTCAGGATGGTCTTATACGTGACTTTGAGCATTCGTGAGGCCCGCGCCTTGTTCCACCCGGTTTTCCTCAATGTGTCGAGGAGCACCTGGCGTTCAATTTCCGAAATATGCCTGCGTACCTGGTCCTTGAGCGGTGATTCCGTGACTTGAAAGGCGGCTTCATCGGCGCTGCGCGCAATACGCGGCAGCACGGGAAGATCGAGATCCTCGATCGTGATGTGCGATTTTGCGTTCAGCAGAGCACGCCTGATGGCGGATTTCAGCTGATGGACATTCCCCGGCCATTCGTAGGTCTCAAGCACCTGCATCGCCTCCGCGGAGATGTCCTTGCCGCGCTTGTCGAGTTCCTCCGCCGCTTGCGAAACGAACATTGCCGCGAGATGCGGGATATCTTCGCGCCTGTCCTTCAGCGTCGGCATCAGCAGAAGATTCGCGCCAATGACGTCGAGCAGATACGGACTGATGTTCAAATCCTCCAATGCGCTCCCCTGTGGTGCGGTACAGGTAAAGATAACACGCGCATCGTGGTTGATCATATGTTCGCCCCCATCGCGCGAGTATTGGCCGGTACGCAGCACATCCGCGAAGACCTCCTGAAAAAGTGCGGGTGGTTCGGCGATTTCATCGATCAACAGTGTGCCTCCCGCGGCAAGTTCCAGGCGACCCCGGCCCGGGGAGGGCTCCGCGGGACCGTACAGGTCATGTCGCAGCAGCGCGGGATCCGCTCCCGTGCAGTCCAGCGTCACGAACGCTCCTGGTCTCCCGCTCATTTCGTGTATGATGCGCGCGACCATGCGCTTCCCTGTACCGATATCCCCGATAATGAGCAACGGAGCGTTCAGTGAGGCCACCCGTGCCGCGTGTCGAGCCAGTTTGCGCAGAGCCGCGCTGTCGCCCATGGCGGTGAAGAGAGGATGCAGGGGTGTATCCTCTTCCGAAACCGATGCATCAGCAACCTTGCTGGCGCTCTCAAGCGCACGACGCACGACGTCCATCATCTCATCGTTATTGAAGGGCTTCGCCACATAATCAAAGGCGCCCGCTTTCATTGCTTCCACAGCATCACGCACACCCGCAAGCGCAGTCATGAGAATGACGGGGATGTCCGGATTGATCTGTTTCACGCGTACGAGCACATCGAAACCGCTTAATCCGGGCATGCGGATGTCCATAACGACCAGTGAAGGGGCGTGATCGGTGACCATGGCGAGCGCTTCCTCCCCGCGCGAGGCGGTACGCGTTCTGAAGCCATGGACTTTGAACAAATTCGCAAGGACGAAGCAGATAAGATCTTCGTCGTCAACGATCAATATTTCCTTTTCACTGTCTGTCACCGGTACCCCGCGTCTATTTCGTCCGCGCTTTCCTATCAAAGAAAAATAGAGAACTCCGAAGTTACTTTCGCAATGCCATGAAAAAAAATGCGGGACAACGTGTTCCTTCCGGCCTCCATGACATGCCTCGTGAGACCTGAGACGCAGCAAAACAGCCTCCGGGCATTCGCGACGAATCTCTCAATGCGGGCACTCCCGTAAAAGCGACAGGCCGGATCGTCTTGATCCGGCCTGTGATATTCGGGCAGGGCCTCGCGCAGTATCGTGTCAGTCGGGCTGCATATCCGCGGCACTCATGACCAGCGTTCGTTGCTGCACGCCGTAGCGGGTGGTAAGGCGGGCGTAACACCCCTCGGGAGGGACGATTTCGCCGTACAGCTGCAGTTGATGAAATCCTGCCTTAAGCACGACGTGATCGTAAATCGTGTGAATCACCCGTCCGAACGAATCGAAGAGCTTGAGCGATACTTCCTGTGTGTCGTCCAGTGTGAAAGCCAGCGTCGCACTCGGATTCAACGGCCAACTGCGTTGATAGAAGCTGAAAGGGATCTGTGCCTTGACGGCTGGTACTGTGCGCTGTCTGTGATGTATTTCGGTGAACATGAACTGCTCCGATATGAAAGCGTGGAATGGAAATCCGTCTGTGTTGCTGCCGACGGGAGGCAGAAACCGCCGATCCGAATTACTTTGACAGCACGATACGCTGATGCCGCACGACATCGCCGGCCTGCAGCAATACGATATACGCTCCGCTCGGCAGTCTGTCGCCATTGAAGCTCACTGTATGCACACCGGCCTCAAACGACGCGTTTTCCAGCAGAGTGACCACATTCTGACCAAGCAGATTCTGCACGCGCACGGTCACGGGCATCGCCTCGGGTAGCGTGAAGCTCACCGTGGTCGCCGGATTGAAGGGATTGGGATAGGCCTCGTGCAGTTCCACGAACGCGGGAGCCGGACCGAGCGTAACGTACACAATGTTCGAATATTCGGTTCTGCCGTCGCGGTCCATCTGCAGCAGACGATACGCCAATTTCTCGTTACCGCGGAGCTTTTCGTCGAGCTGATCCGTCCAGCTGTAGCTGCGGGGACTGTTGGAGGTACCCGCGCCCTGCACGAAGTCCACTTCCGTCCAGACCTTGCCGTCCACCGAGCGTTCGATGGCGAAGCCGTAGTTGTTGAGCTCCGTCGCCGTCTGCCATTTCAGTTCCACCTGTTCGCGCACATAGCGCGCGGAGAAAGAGGTGAGTTCCACCGGCAGCGCACTGCCTTCCACCGCTATGGTGAAATCGCCGAAACCAGGCACGCACGGTCCCATATTCACAAAGCGGACATTCCCGCCGGAGGAGGAGATTTGCGAACCGGTGAGATCCCAGATACCCATAGCCGATTCGTAATTCGGTGTATAGCGCGCGGAGTACAGTGGCGCGGGACTGCCGGTACGATAGTAGTTGTGATAGGTCATATCAACATTCAGGCAGATGGGATCGGGCATTCCGTACCCCTTCACGACCCAGTACAGGTTGAAACTGCCATTCGTCTGCTGATTATCCGGATGTTTCTCCGCCACCACACGCACCGATATATACGGAAAGGGATTGGCGGTGCCGAAGGTACCTACAGGACCAGTGATCCCAATGCGGATCGGTACATACTTGCCATTACTCTGCGAAGGCCCAACGGGGAAAAGAAACGGCCCGCTATTGGCATCGAACTCACGGCAGAGACGACCAACCACGGGTGTATTGGAGTGCGTGCTGGTTGTGGCGATGTATCCGGCGCCATCCGTGGGAGAAATGGTCAGATTTGCGTTTTTACCGAGATACAGATCATAGATGCCGAGATCGAATAATTTGTTGTTGGTCGGTGGAAATTCCAAATCACCGTCGAAGCGCACGTGGCTCCCGAACGGAGTCCCGGTGTGGGTAATGACAGTGCGCACGCCTTCACCTATATAGGCCGGATAGGATGGTTCATGTTGATCGAGGACACCTATCATACTGATTCTGCCGCCAGCCGCAATGCGAACCGGATTCGAGCCTACGGCTTTCAGAATCCTCCCTGCAAGCGAAATCGTGGTGGTCTGCAAGAAAGAATTGGTGGTTGTGGAAGTGCCCCGATCAAGCGACAATGTTCCGATGACCTCTAGCGTACCGGTAGTAAGGGTGGTTGTCGAGGAGGAGAGAGTTACCTGTCCGAGAACTGTTAGCGCTTTCACGGTCCGGTTGCTCGGCAGCGATATCACGACTCCGCTCGAACCTCCATTAATCTGAACATTGTCGTTTACGGTTGGAACAGCGCTGCCTGACCAATTACCCGGAGTGTCCCAACTGCCTGTTGCGCCACCGTTCCAGGTAACTGTCTGCGCAACCACGCTCAAAGTCAATGCAAAAAAGATGATGAACACACTCGACCAGTGTGCGGTACTCGCCAGTGACTTACATGTCATAAAAAGCTCTCCTCTGCTTGCATTCGGGGAAACGGTTCGGTTCTGGAACACGTGAATGCAAAAGTCAGGCCAGAATAAACGGGAGTGTGCCGAAATGGGATTTACGACCAGGCAGCTCCGCATTGGAGGGCACAAGCTCTTGATTTTTAAGGACTTAAGCGCAACCGAGTTGCCATACGCGAGAGGCCTCCCATTCAGAATTGCGCCGTTACTCCCGTTTTTCCACAGGGTAATCAACGGGAACTATCACTTCAATTGCATATATATGCAATTAATTGCATAGGGAGCGTATTGAATACATCCGAATTGAACAGCTTGATTCTACGCCGATTTGGGCATTTCAAAACGGGTCCAGGGAAGAAAAGACTGAATTATTGGGGCATTCTCTCCATACCGGACCAGCGACAACAGAAAAAATGTGTATTTCGCTGCACATTTTTCTGATTCCTTACGCCGAAGCTTGTACAACACACCCGTTTCATCCCACGTGGGCGTTGTTCTTGAGGGATTTTCCCTATAAAGCGCGAACGACCCCCCGAAGGGAGCCGTTTTCTTATTGTCCGGAGCTCTATAGAGTATCAGAACGCACCGAATTTGAGCGCCAGGGTGCCGGAAGGACCCGAAAGATCGGAATTGGAAAGACCTCTGATCTCGTTCACCCCCGTGACGAAGCGATAGCTGCCACCCGCAGAGATCCGGAACCAATTCGTCACGTTCAATTCCACGTTCACCGCAGGCTCGGTGACGAAGACGGCTTCTTTTCGTCCATAATGATGAATATCCGGACCGTCATCATCGAGGAGATTGTCGTACATATTATTGCGATGCGTCACGCCGCCGGCACCGATCAGCGCCTGCACATTGACGTGCACGAGCCTGGACGGCGCGATGACGTATTCCAGCATGAGTCCGCCGTAACCGAACTCGACGTACAATGGTTCGTTGAACGGGCTGTATGCGGCCTCGCTTTCGGCGCTCGCGCGCACATTCGTGACAAGGCCGTATCCTCCGCC
Proteins encoded in this region:
- a CDS encoding T9SS type A sorting domain-containing protein; amino-acid sequence: MTCKSLASTAHWSSVFIIFFALTLSVVAQTVTWNGGATGSWDTPGNWSGSAVPTVNDNVQINGGSSGVVISLPSNRTVKALTVLGQVTLSSSTTTLTTGTLEVIGTLSLDRGTSTTTNSFLQTTTISLAGRILKAVGSNPVRIAAGGRISMIGVLDQHEPSYPAYIGEGVRTVITHTGTPFGSHVRFDGDLEFPPTNNKLFDLGIYDLYLGKNANLTISPTDGAGYIATTSTHSNTPVVGRLCREFDANSGPFLFPVGPSQSNGKYVPIRIGITGPVGTFGTANPFPYISVRVVAEKHPDNQQTNGSFNLYWVVKGYGMPDPICLNVDMTYHNYYRTGSPAPLYSARYTPNYESAMGIWDLTGSQISSSGGNVRFVNMGPCVPGFGDFTIAVEGSALPVELTSFSARYVREQVELKWQTATELNNYGFAIERSVDGKVWTEVDFVQGAGTSNSPRSYSWTDQLDEKLRGNEKLAYRLLQMDRDGRTEYSNIVYVTLGPAPAFVELHEAYPNPFNPATTVSFTLPEAMPVTVRVQNLLGQNVVTLLENASFEAGVHTVSFNGDRLPSGAYIVLLQAGDVVRHQRIVLSK
- a CDS encoding sigma-54 dependent transcriptional regulator, with the protein product MTDSEKEILIVDDEDLICFVLANLFKVHGFRTRTASRGEEALAMVTDHAPSLVVMDIRMPGLSGFDVLVRVKQINPDIPVILMTALAGVRDAVEAMKAGAFDYVAKPFNNDEMMDVVRRALESASKVADASVSEEDTPLHPLFTAMGDSAALRKLARHAARVASLNAPLLIIGDIGTGKRMVARIIHEMSGRPGAFVTLDCTGADPALLRHDLYGPAEPSPGRGRLELAAGGTLLIDEIAEPPALFQEVFADVLRTGQYSRDGGEHMINHDARVIFTCTAPQGSALEDLNISPYLLDVIGANLLLMPTLKDRREDIPHLAAMFVSQAAEELDKRGKDISAEAMQVLETYEWPGNVHQLKSAIRRALLNAKSHITIEDLDLPVLPRIARSADEAAFQVTESPLKDQVRRHISEIERQVLLDTLRKTGWNKARASRMLKVTYKTILKKIQEYNLEKPQ
- a CDS encoding ATP-binding protein, translated to MNLNLPDSYDPSTGLQTRAILDALHHAVVLLDAAGGIRWLNSAALQLYGRTEAECVGVPVTECPAFNYSFRNEILRVLHASGRWEGESERVRGDGTVVHVHGHWSRVDTDSGSGFVAMEYDIADRINLEGELQQSRKLAKIGILADGIAHELRNPLSYALSAAQLLSDDRLTPDVREKCLHTITTGLRKAGLIVENLLSLGKPAGRFIRKAVNVSGVVSEAIDAASTHSNMRHVRIDVHFPAEALMVTGNHDMLVQVFHNVITNALNEMPGGGSISIHGASADGMVTVRVTDSGPGVSEEQMKHLFDPFFSASRSGRGTGLGLTLSYFIMKEHDGNIEVESVLGKGATFVLQLPLRVEKSA